The window GCCGCTCATCCACCTCCGGGCATGCGGCAGTTCCGGTACCGAGAGCGAACCTGTCGGATCAGGCCCGGGAGCGGGGCTTGGCCGGCGGCGGCTCGTCCTCGCCGGCGGACCACACCGGCGTCTCGGGCGCGGCCCGCGACACCAGGGTCAGGAACTTCTCGTCACGTGCCACGCCGTCCAGCTCCGCCGCGCCGGCCAGCAGGAAATCGACGATCTCCCACCAGGGTTCGACGTCCTTCCAGTTGCTGCGGCGGACCGGCAGGTTGCGGTAGGGCTCGAAGTCCTGACCGACCCCGGCGATCCACTCGAGCACCTGGTCCCGCCGGGCCCGGGCGTCGGCGAGCGGGTCGCCGGACGCCTTGAGCTCGTCGAGCACCTGGGGTGCGATCCCGGACCGGGACCGGCCGTCGGTGATCCACGCCTGCAGCGCCGGGTTCACCGGCAGGTACTGACCGTCCGCGCCCTCCTGCGGATACCGCTCGCCGAGCTTGCGTACCGCCACGTACGGCGCCAGCGCCTTGAGGGTCGGGTCGCCGTTGCACAGCGCGACCGCGAGCGCCAGCGACTCCAGCACCTTCGCCGGGATCGACCAGCCGGTGGCGTCGATGTTGATGCCGGCGACGCCGAGCAGCCGCGGGCCGAACTCCAGCCAGGTACCGCCCTGGCCCAGCGGGGCCGGCGAGAACACCCGCACCACCTGGGAACTGTCCAGCTGACCCGGGACCACGATCTCGCCGGTGACCCGGCCGACCAGCCAGCCGGTGACGAAGGTGCGGATCCAGTCGTGCGACACCGGCAGGAAGTCGCGCAGCACCCGGGACCGCCGCTTGTCCCAGAACGCCGCCCGCTGCGAGGCACTCGCGCTGACCCACTGCCCACGGACCGGATCCATCAGCGAGTTGAAGACCAGCGGCGAGTAGGGCTGGGCGAACATGCCCTGGATGTCGATCGACGGCTGGTCGACCGTGGAGCTCGCGGCGTTGGTGAAGGCCTCGACCGCGCGCAGGTCGTCGATGGTGTTGGTGGCGCGCAGCCGCTGCACGATCCGGTCGACGATCCCGCGCATCCCGGCGAACGGCATCTCCGAGAACTGGTACGTGATCTGCACGTTCGGCTTGTCGTGGATCGCCTGCACCATCGCCTCGTTGACCGAGGCGAGCGGGGCGGACTTGTCCAGCGCCTCGAAGAACTTCGCGGTGAACTCCTGCTCGAACCGGTCCTGCTCGGGGCCGGACCGCTGCGCGTCCGGCCGCAGCCAGGCCGCCCGGATGCCCTGCCGGACGAACTCGCGCAACTCGCTGCCGGGGCGCCTGACCCACTCGCGGGCGCCGGCCAGCAGCTCCGCGGGAGTGAACTGTGGTGAGTAGACGGCGTCGGCGGGCTGCTGCTGGATACCGAGCTTCTGCGGCCACCAGGTCGCCTGCCGGCCGATCCGGGTCGGCGAGCCGGTCGACGGGTCGAAGGCCGGCATCCGGTCGGCCGCCTGTACCTGCGGCAGCATCGGTCCCGCGTCGAAGAAGGTGATGACCTCCTCCGCCGCCATCCGGGCCGACTCCACGTCGGTGGGCTTCTGCCGGGAGACCATCTCGGTGAGGGTGAAGGTCTTGCGCATGTGGTCGGCGAACCGGGCCGGGTACTCCGCCGCCGGCTCCAGCAGCACCTCGTTGGTGGCGGTGGACCAGCGGGCGGCGACAGCGTCACCTTCCGGCCAGTGGGTGACCTGCTCGGTCCGCACCGAGGCGACCGCCTTGGACCCGGCGACGTTCTCCTCCAGCACGGTGAGGTCGTTCTCCGCCCTGCCGACGGCCGCGAGGAGCGGCTCCAGGACCCGGGTGGTCGCCTCCCGCAGCAGGTCGGCGAGCATGGCGGCGCCGGACTGCACCGCGATGGTCATCAGGCCGCCGTTGATCTGCCGCAATGCGTCCTGCAGCTGTGGGTGCTGCGGACCGAGCTGTGCCTTCTCCTGGGCGAAAGATGCCGTCGCCTGCTGCGAGAGTCCGGTCGGGGACGGCAGTCTCGTCGACCACTCCTGGAGAGTACCGGACCACGTGGTGATCTCGTCGCGGAACTGTTGGAGCACCGCCCGCAGCACCGGCAGACCACGCCGCCCGGCGACCCGGAGTGCGCCGGTCTCCACGTGGGACTGGAAGCTCGTCACCCAGCGTCCCGCGGCGCCGCGCGCGGCCTCGTCGGCCTGGTTCTTCAGCGACAGGGCCAGGGATTCGATGTTCTGGTCCAGCCGGGCGGCGATCTGGCTGCCGGTCAGCGCCGACACCTGGCCGAACAGCATCGGCACGATCGAGCCGGTGGCCTGGTCGGCCAGTCGCTGCGACTCGGCGACCGGGATCAAGGTCGACACCCATCCCGAGAGCGCCTCGATGTCCGTCCGGGACGGATCGATGGCCGGCAGGCCCGCCGCCCGCAGGAAGTTCATGTACTCGCCGAAACGGATGAGATCGATGGCCTCCCGGTCGGTCTGGGTGCCCTGGCGGACCGCGTCGGTCTGGTGGCCGCGCAGCAGCCGTTCCACCGACATGCGGGCCAGCCGCTGCGCGACGTACTCCTCGTACCGGTCACGGCCGAGCGAGATGCGGCCGGACCCGATGCCGCCGAGCAGCTGGACCGCCTGCGGCCCACTGGGTTTCCAGGCCAGCGGGGACTTGTCGACCAGGCCGGCCATGGTCTCCCAGTTGGTGGTGGTGTAGCCCTCGAGGTCGTTCTGCATCTTCTCCGACATCAGCAGCGGCACCAGTGTGCGCGCCATGCTTCGGTAGATGTCGTTGGCCCCGTTACCGAACGGGGTGATCCCGGTGCCGGCCGAGGCCCCGACGGCGAACACCGCGAACGGGCCGCGGCCGGGCCGGAACGGGGCGCCGGACGCGCGGTAGATCTGCCACTGGGCGTCGGTCCACGGCTGGGTCTTGTTCAACTGGGCCGAGAGCATCTCCGAGATCGTGCCCAGCGCATTGGCGTTCACGCCCTGCCGGGCGCCCTCGTCGAGCTTGTTGAAGACGTCCGGGGCGTACAGGAAGGCGATGGACCGGTCGCCCGGGATGCCCTGGATGTTGCGCAGCAGGTTGCAGACGTCCAGCGTCATCGACGCACCGGTGCCGCCGGCCAGCGACGACACCACGATGACCATCGACTCGGAGATGGGTTGCGGGGGCAGCGACAGCAGTGATCGCAGCCGGGCCGCGTCCCGGTGCGCGGCCGGGCTGTTGATCTCCCCGGCGAGCGCCGTCAGCCGCTCGAAGATCTGGCCGGTCTTGGACAGGGTGAGCATCCGGCCGACCGCGCGGTACTGGCCGGCGCCCAGCTGGATGGTCACGCCGACGTTCTCCGGCGGGTCCGGCCGCCAGCCGACCAGTTCCTCCATGCTCGGGATCCCGCCGACCACGCCCGCGTCCAGCTGGGTGTAGGTCGCGTTCGGGGTGGTGACCACGGGGATGTAGGTGCCGCCCTGCTGCGGCACGGTGTCCGGCAGCCCCTCGCCGACGCCGTCCGGCACCTGCGGCACGTCGATGTGCACGAACTTCCACGACGCGGGCAGCGTGTCGTCGGTCCAGCCCTTGGCGTGCAGCTCGTTCCGCAGCTGGTCCATCAGGAACTGCAACGTCTTGCCACCGGATCCGCCGAGACCGACGACGAACATCCTTCGCATCTGCTGCTCACTTCCCCCGCACGCCGGCGGGCTCGTCCTGCGGGTCAGTCTGCCTGGTCACCCTGCGTCGCGTCCGGGGAAGTGCCGGTTCCGGCGCCCGTTCCGCCCGAAGGGCACCGCCGGCACCTGCACCGCGAGGTCCGGTCACCGAGGAACAACGACAGCCGGTGCACGACCCCGGCTGCCGGGTCAGCGGCCGGAACCCCACCCGGTGGGACCACCGGGCTCCGGACCGGGGTCACCCCAACCGCCACCCTGCGGTTGATCACCCCAGCCCGGAGCCTGCGGCGGCGGAGTCTGCGCGGGTGGGGTCGGCGCAGGTGGCGGGACCGATCCCCACCCGGGCGCCGCGGGCGTCCCGGACGGCGGAGTGGCGTCGGCCGGACGCTGCGGCGACGGACCCGCGGGTGGCACCGAGCCCCACCCCGGCGACGGAGAAGGAGCCGGCGCCGGGGCACCGGGTTGCCCCCAGCCACCCGGCGACGGTGCGGCTGTCGGGCCGCCCCAGCCCGGCGTCGGCGCGGGGCCGCCGAGCTCGCGTTCCGGCGCCCGCGGGACACCGGCCGGCACCGGCTCGCCGGCAGCACCGGCACCGGCACCGGGCCCGGAGCCGGAACCGCGCTGCTGCCGGACGGTCTCGCGCAGGTCGCCCAGCACCCCGGGGGCCTGGCCGAGGGCGTCACCGAGCAGCCGGTTCCGGGTCTCCGCGTCGGCTCGTGGGGCGGAGATGAGCAGCAGATCGGCGGCGATCACCTCGGCTCCGGAGGCCAGGTCGTCGAGCGACCGGACCAGGACCGCCCAGGTGCCCTGCACCGCCAGCGGCAGCCGGGCCAGGTGCTCCGGCCCGCCGGTGAACGGCGCCTGTCCGCCGCTGCCGGGCCGGTCGACCGCCTGGGAGTACCCCGGCGCGGAGGACCACAGCGGCCCGGTCCGGGCCCGCCAGCGGATGCCCTCGACCTGCAGGGTGCGCCGGCCGTCGGTCGGCGGCGGCACCACGCCCCAGGTCGAGGGCAGGGTCGGCACGCCGCCGGTGTGGGTGGTGATCGACCGCGGCCCCACCATCACCGGCATGCGGACAGCGGACAGCT is drawn from Nakamurella alba and contains these coding sequences:
- a CDS encoding tubulin-like doman-containing protein; amino-acid sequence: MFVVGLGGSGGKTLQFLMDQLRNELHAKGWTDDTLPASWKFVHIDVPQVPDGVGEGLPDTVPQQGGTYIPVVTTPNATYTQLDAGVVGGIPSMEELVGWRPDPPENVGVTIQLGAGQYRAVGRMLTLSKTGQIFERLTALAGEINSPAAHRDAARLRSLLSLPPQPISESMVIVVSSLAGGTGASMTLDVCNLLRNIQGIPGDRSIAFLYAPDVFNKLDEGARQGVNANALGTISEMLSAQLNKTQPWTDAQWQIYRASGAPFRPGRGPFAVFAVGASAGTGITPFGNGANDIYRSMARTLVPLLMSEKMQNDLEGYTTTNWETMAGLVDKSPLAWKPSGPQAVQLLGGIGSGRISLGRDRYEEYVAQRLARMSVERLLRGHQTDAVRQGTQTDREAIDLIRFGEYMNFLRAAGLPAIDPSRTDIEALSGWVSTLIPVAESQRLADQATGSIVPMLFGQVSALTGSQIAARLDQNIESLALSLKNQADEAARGAAGRWVTSFQSHVETGALRVAGRRGLPVLRAVLQQFRDEITTWSGTLQEWSTRLPSPTGLSQQATASFAQEKAQLGPQHPQLQDALRQINGGLMTIAVQSGAAMLADLLREATTRVLEPLLAAVGRAENDLTVLEENVAGSKAVASVRTEQVTHWPEGDAVAARWSTATNEVLLEPAAEYPARFADHMRKTFTLTEMVSRQKPTDVESARMAAEEVITFFDAGPMLPQVQAADRMPAFDPSTGSPTRIGRQATWWPQKLGIQQQPADAVYSPQFTPAELLAGAREWVRRPGSELREFVRQGIRAAWLRPDAQRSGPEQDRFEQEFTAKFFEALDKSAPLASVNEAMVQAIHDKPNVQITYQFSEMPFAGMRGIVDRIVQRLRATNTIDDLRAVEAFTNAASSTVDQPSIDIQGMFAQPYSPLVFNSLMDPVRGQWVSASASQRAAFWDKRRSRVLRDFLPVSHDWIRTFVTGWLVGRVTGEIVVPGQLDSSQVVRVFSPAPLGQGGTWLEFGPRLLGVAGINIDATGWSIPAKVLESLALAVALCNGDPTLKALAPYVAVRKLGERYPQEGADGQYLPVNPALQAWITDGRSRSGIAPQVLDELKASGDPLADARARRDQVLEWIAGVGQDFEPYRNLPVRRSNWKDVEPWWEIVDFLLAGAAELDGVARDEKFLTLVSRAAPETPVWSAGEDEPPPAKPRSRA